The Fusobacterium sp. JB019 genome includes a window with the following:
- a CDS encoding YeeE/YedE family protein gives MKKKENILGILLLGILIFFGHKFLNSGMLFFRLLMGATLGYALTRSFMGFAGSVNRAYNGGSTKLMRVLAGMFTLTALISVAFLYNVDASTYDLWVNPINTGLILGGLLFGFGMTFSVCCASGVLTDLVTGLPRAIITLLFFGMGVFLGFPIQSKASWVTDSWFTTEVGSKLYGGVYLPDLFKGDGLNGYIGASLITILLAGITVWISYKYEDSRKLKNNFSGVESETIQYSKNEEKYEPFKLISERTYNTLFVKPWTMETGAVVITGVFTLLMGITKAGWGASTPYGFWFGKLLFKLGIPLETITSFSTKPAKVFTMPFFDHPINVQNFGIVLGTIICLLLAGTFTKTFTSELKISAKDVFLFALGGICMGIGTRLSNGCNVGALYTPIANFSLSGWIFFIFLVLGGIVGNKVAKVIK, from the coding sequence ATGAAAAAAAAGGAAAATATATTAGGAATTTTATTGCTTGGAATACTTATCTTCTTTGGGCATAAATTCCTTAATTCTGGAATGTTATTTTTCAGATTATTAATGGGAGCAACTCTAGGATATGCTCTTACTAGATCATTTATGGGATTTGCTGGAAGTGTTAATAGAGCTTACAATGGAGGTTCTACTAAATTAATGAGAGTTTTAGCAGGAATGTTTACTCTAACTGCATTAATTTCAGTCGCTTTCTTATATAATGTTGATGCTTCAACTTATGACTTATGGGTTAATCCTATAAATACTGGATTAATTCTTGGGGGTCTTCTATTTGGATTCGGAATGACTTTCTCTGTTTGTTGCGCTTCTGGAGTTTTAACTGATTTAGTTACTGGACTTCCTAGAGCTATTATAACTTTGCTTTTCTTTGGAATGGGAGTATTCTTAGGATTTCCTATTCAATCAAAAGCATCTTGGGTTACTGATTCTTGGTTCACTACTGAAGTAGGATCGAAACTTTATGGTGGTGTCTATTTACCTGATTTATTTAAAGGTGACGGCTTAAACGGTTATATTGGAGCTAGTTTAATAACTATTCTTTTGGCTGGAATCACTGTTTGGATTTCTTATAAATATGAAGATAGCAGAAAATTAAAGAATAATTTTTCAGGTGTAGAATCTGAAACTATTCAATATTCTAAAAATGAAGAAAAATACGAACCTTTCAAATTAATAAGCGAAAGAACATATAATACTCTTTTCGTTAAACCTTGGACAATGGAAACAGGAGCAGTTGTTATAACTGGAGTTTTCACTTTACTTATGGGAATAACTAAAGCAGGTTGGGGAGCTTCAACTCCTTATGGTTTCTGGTTTGGTAAATTACTTTTTAAATTAGGTATCCCTTTAGAAACTATAACTAGTTTTTCTACAAAGCCAGCTAAAGTTTTCACAATGCCTTTCTTTGATCACCCTATAAATGTTCAAAATTTTGGTATTGTATTAGGAACTATTATTTGTCTTTTACTTGCTGGAACTTTTACTAAAACTTTCACATCTGAACTAAAAATTTCTGCAAAAGATGTCTTCTTATTTGCATTAGGTGGAATTTGTATGGGTATTGGAACTAGATTATCAAACGGATGTAACGTTGGAGCCTTATATACTCCTATCGCTAACTTCTCTTTATCTGGATGGATATTCTTTATATTCTTAGTTCTAGGAGGAATCGTAGGAAATAAAGTAGCTAAAGTTATAAAATAA
- a CDS encoding APC family permease: MKPKKIGKLDVISIALGSIIGTGAFLLPGDFFLKKIGLLNTIAGILIGTLLIFIIENNYNFLIKKFPKSGGEYIFVKNALGKNHAFICGWLLTLSYFTIIPLNATAVPVVINSIFPNILKFNLLYNIHGNIYLGEILASFIFLFLFAYLNIKGIHFAAIIQKIMVFFLVGIILFFSAAVIYINSVSSPILIENLAAPFSLNNILKIVSITPFLFIGFDCIPQIMEELDFHPKKVSLLAICSVLIGGLLYIILTIITAYGVSIKTLNIENINWATGYTISLFFGKTGLIILGLAFLIAIIAGINGFYMSSSRLLLAMAEDKELPIIFASKKNNQPKNALIILCAFSCIITLFGRNTVLWALDVSSVGASLAYFYTSISALILKKNKENLLFPILGSLIGLLALSLLTIPYFSTSLNYASYLTLFIWIFLGFLLKHLKFKGFAYL; encoded by the coding sequence ATGAAACCTAAAAAAATAGGAAAATTAGATGTTATTTCCATTGCTCTTGGCTCTATTATTGGAACAGGCGCTTTCTTACTTCCTGGGGATTTTTTCTTAAAAAAAATTGGACTTTTAAATACAATAGCAGGAATTTTAATAGGAACTTTACTTATATTTATAATTGAAAACAACTATAATTTTTTAATCAAAAAATTTCCAAAATCTGGAGGGGAATATATTTTTGTTAAAAATGCTCTTGGTAAAAATCATGCTTTTATATGTGGATGGTTATTAACTCTTTCTTATTTCACAATAATTCCTTTAAATGCTACAGCTGTGCCTGTTGTTATAAATAGTATTTTCCCAAATATTTTAAAATTTAATTTACTTTATAATATACATGGAAATATTTATTTAGGTGAAATCTTAGCATCTTTTATTTTTCTTTTTCTATTTGCATATCTAAATATAAAAGGAATTCATTTTGCAGCTATTATTCAAAAAATTATGGTATTCTTTCTTGTAGGAATAATATTATTTTTTTCAGCTGCTGTTATCTATATAAATAGTGTTTCAAGTCCTATACTAATAGAAAATTTAGCTGCCCCTTTTTCTCTTAACAATATTTTAAAGATTGTATCTATTACTCCTTTTTTATTTATTGGATTTGATTGTATTCCACAAATTATGGAAGAATTAGATTTTCATCCTAAAAAAGTATCTCTATTAGCTATATGTTCTGTACTTATTGGAGGATTACTTTATATCATTCTAACTATAATAACCGCTTATGGAGTATCTATCAAGACTTTAAATATAGAAAATATAAACTGGGCTACAGGTTATACAATAAGTTTATTTTTTGGAAAAACTGGATTAATAATTTTAGGACTAGCCTTTTTAATTGCAATAATCGCAGGAATAAATGGATTTTATATGTCTAGCAGTAGACTTTTATTAGCTATGGCAGAAGATAAGGAACTACCTATTATCTTTGCATCAAAGAAAAATAATCAACCTAAAAATGCTTTGATCATACTATGTGCTTTCAGTTGTATCATTACTCTTTTTGGAAGAAATACTGTATTATGGGCTCTCGATGTTTCTTCTGTTGGAGCTTCATTAGCATATTTTTATACTTCAATTTCTGCCTTAATATTAAAAAAGAATAAAGAGAATCTTCTCTTTCCTATTCTCGGTTCTTTAATAGGACTTTTAGCTTTAAGTTTATTGACTATACCTTATTTCTCAACCTCTTTAAACTATGCTTCCTATTTAACTCTTTTCATTTGGATATTTTTAGGTTTTCTTCTAAAGCACCTAAAATTCAAAGGATTTGCATATTTATAG
- a CDS encoding S1-like domain-containing RNA-binding protein, which yields MIKMGKRQKLKVNNYTPIGLYLDAETGDEKDNILLPKNEFELLEDKPNIGDELDVFIYRDSEDRIIATLRTTYATAGTIKKLEVTDINPKIGAFLDWGLKKDLLLPRGQEVCKLTIGEKYLVGIYEDKKGRVSATMKIYSFLLPCKDYIKNDIVKGTVYSIDENIGVFVAVDNRYFGLMPNNEFFKTYKIGDEITARVIRVREDGKLDLSPRLLAYQQMDKDEELLLEKMNLLKDAFYFNDKSSPEEIYDYFGISKKAFKRAIGGLLKKHVITKTSTGFKVVK from the coding sequence ATGATAAAAATGGGCAAAAGACAAAAATTAAAAGTAAATAACTATACCCCTATTGGGTTATATTTAGATGCAGAAACAGGAGATGAAAAAGATAATATTCTTCTTCCTAAAAATGAATTTGAATTATTAGAAGATAAACCTAATATTGGAGACGAATTAGATGTCTTTATTTACAGAGATTCTGAAGATAGAATTATTGCTACTCTAAGGACAACTTACGCTACTGCAGGTACTATAAAAAAATTAGAAGTAACTGATATTAATCCTAAAATTGGAGCTTTCCTTGATTGGGGATTAAAAAAAGATTTACTATTACCTAGAGGTCAAGAAGTTTGTAAATTAACAATAGGAGAAAAATATTTAGTTGGTATTTATGAAGATAAAAAAGGTAGAGTTTCTGCTACTATGAAAATTTATAGCTTCCTTCTACCATGCAAAGATTATATAAAAAATGATATTGTTAAGGGAACTGTTTACAGTATTGATGAAAATATTGGTGTTTTTGTTGCTGTAGATAATAGATATTTCGGATTAATGCCTAACAATGAATTTTTTAAAACTTATAAAATAGGTGATGAAATAACAGCACGTGTTATAAGAGTTAGAGAAGATGGAAAATTAGATCTTTCTCCTAGATTACTTGCATACCAGCAAATGGATAAAGATGAAGAATTACTTTTAGAAAAAATGAATCTATTAAAAGATGCTTTTTATTTTAACGATAAATCTTCACCTGAAGAAATTTATGACTATTTTGGAATAAGTAAAAAAGCTTTTAAAAGAGCTATTGGTGGTTTATTAAAAAAACATGTAATCACAAAAACCTCTACAGGGTTTAAAGTAGTTAAATAA
- a CDS encoding D-Ala-D-Ala carboxypeptidase family metallohydrolase, with product MKKIICIFLLIFSFTGCGKIKRRPGFKISRNFTFYEATCSRRGNFFHLNNYPNKKEYRNMIYTARRMEDIRKIIGKEIQINSWYRNGNINRLVGGSKHSAHRKGLAVDFTIKGRGALNSALVKIKKSKYSFDQIYYHSRSNYIHISFRLNRRQERNKIYYRRK from the coding sequence ATGAAGAAAATAATTTGTATATTTTTATTAATTTTTAGTTTTACAGGATGTGGAAAAATAAAAAGAAGGCCAGGTTTTAAAATATCTAGAAATTTTACTTTTTATGAAGCTACTTGTAGCAGAAGAGGTAATTTTTTCCATTTAAATAATTATCCTAACAAAAAGGAATATAGAAATATGATTTATACTGCTAGAAGAATGGAAGATATTAGAAAAATAATAGGAAAAGAAATTCAAATTAATAGTTGGTATAGAAATGGAAATATTAATAGACTTGTGGGAGGATCTAAACACTCAGCACATAGAAAGGGGTTAGCTGTTGATTTTACAATCAAAGGAAGAGGAGCTTTAAATAGTGCTTTAGTAAAAATAAAAAAATCAAAGTATAGTTTTGATCAAATATATTATCACTCAAGAAGTAATTATATACATATTTCTTTTAGGTTAAATAGAAGGCAAGAAAGAAATAAAATTTATTATAGAAGAAAATAA
- a CDS encoding FAD-dependent oxidoreductase, whose translation MKKILIVGGVAGGASAAARLRRHSEEDQIIMFEKGPHVSFSNCCLPYHLGGVVQEAEDLVLMCPEKFMKQYKIEARVNNEVISINRNEKKIIVKNNATGREYEESYDKLILSPGAKPIIPNIPGIEKMNYFSIRNVVDIDRLNKFIKSSNSKNISVIGGGFIGIETCENLKEAGYNVTLIEAAKQVMKPFDYDMVQILHKELLDKGINLIVDDKVCSFNEKNVILESGKEVLADTVVMAIGVVPETDLAKNAGIELGSLGGIKTNQNYLTNDKDIYAVGDAIEVYGTLFNDFFKLPLAGPAQKQARGVADHINGMRINNRGFIGSSVIKVFDYNGASTGLTEEFIKARKMNINYDIVWAIPGDGVGLMPSSNPLHFKLIYEIPSGRILGAQAIGKGNVDKRIDVIATGIKLNATIDDLKDLELCYAPPFGTAKDVVNFGGYIATNLLNSDYKQISFSKVRDLVKEEAYIIDVREKDEFELSHIINAKNIPLSEFRERINEIPKDIPVYLHCRSGQRSYNAALILENLGFHNSYSIAGGFMGVSFYEYFNDVTLNRKPIVTNYNFD comes from the coding sequence ATGAAAAAAATTCTTATTGTTGGGGGAGTTGCAGGTGGAGCTTCTGCTGCTGCTAGACTTAGAAGACATAGTGAAGAAGATCAAATAATAATGTTTGAAAAAGGACCTCACGTTTCTTTCTCAAACTGTTGCTTGCCATACCACTTAGGAGGAGTTGTTCAAGAAGCTGAAGATTTAGTTCTTATGTGTCCTGAAAAGTTCATGAAACAATACAAGATAGAAGCAAGAGTAAATAATGAAGTCATTTCTATAAATAGGAATGAGAAAAAAATTATAGTTAAAAATAATGCTACAGGAAGAGAATATGAGGAAAGCTATGATAAACTTATCCTTTCTCCTGGAGCCAAACCAATTATTCCTAATATTCCTGGAATTGAAAAAATGAACTATTTTTCAATAAGAAATGTTGTTGATATAGATAGATTAAATAAATTTATTAAATCTTCTAATTCTAAAAATATTTCTGTTATTGGTGGAGGTTTTATCGGAATTGAAACTTGTGAAAATTTAAAAGAAGCTGGGTATAATGTAACTCTTATAGAGGCTGCTAAACAAGTTATGAAACCTTTTGATTATGATATGGTCCAAATACTTCATAAAGAATTACTAGACAAAGGAATTAATCTTATTGTAGATGATAAAGTTTGCTCTTTTAATGAAAAAAATGTAATATTAGAATCAGGAAAAGAAGTTCTAGCTGATACAGTTGTAATGGCTATTGGAGTTGTCCCTGAAACTGATCTAGCTAAAAATGCTGGAATAGAATTAGGTTCTTTAGGAGGAATAAAAACGAACCAAAATTATTTAACTAACGATAAAGATATTTATGCTGTTGGAGATGCTATTGAAGTTTATGGTACTTTATTTAATGACTTCTTTAAACTTCCACTTGCTGGTCCAGCTCAAAAACAAGCTAGAGGAGTTGCAGATCATATTAATGGAATGAGAATCAATAATAGAGGTTTCATCGGTTCTTCTGTTATTAAAGTTTTTGATTATAATGGTGCTTCAACTGGTCTTACTGAAGAATTTATAAAAGCAAGAAAAATGAATATTAATTATGATATTGTTTGGGCTATCCCTGGAGATGGTGTTGGATTAATGCCTAGCTCTAATCCTTTACACTTCAAACTTATTTATGAAATCCCTTCTGGAAGAATCTTAGGAGCTCAAGCTATAGGTAAAGGTAATGTAGATAAAAGAATTGATGTTATTGCTACAGGAATAAAATTAAATGCAACTATTGATGATTTAAAAGATTTAGAATTATGTTATGCCCCACCTTTTGGAACTGCAAAAGATGTTGTTAATTTTGGTGGATATATTGCAACTAATCTTCTTAATAGTGACTATAAGCAAATTAGCTTTTCAAAAGTTAGAGACCTTGTAAAAGAAGAAGCTTATATTATAGATGTTAGAGAAAAAGATGAATTTGAATTAAGCCATATCATTAATGCTAAAAATATTCCTTTAAGTGAATTTAGAGAAAGAATTAATGAAATACCTAAAGATATACCAGTTTATTTACACTGTAGAAGTGGTCAAAGAAGCTATAATGCTGCTTTAATTTTAGAAAATTTAGGTTTCCATAATTCTTATTCAATTGCAGGTGGATTTATGGGTGTATCTTTCTACGAATACTTCAATGATGTTACTTTAAATAGAAAACCAATAGTTACTAATTATAACTTTGATTAA
- a CDS encoding metal-sensing transcriptional repressor yields the protein MNKQNYFIKLSPQKTKNLIDTTKDLIIIDARTELEHLYEGKLENSLLIDFLKPRLFKKKILTLDKSKPYLIYCAVGRVSEPAAELMIQLGFKHIYELEGGLKNWQKNQDLVTTVSKLDDKEIIESRKKIITRLNKIEGQVKGMKKMLLEGEYCGDILNQSLAVKAALAGANQEIMEMFFNTCINSIEQKEDFFKYLKKLTK from the coding sequence ATGAATAAACAAAACTATTTTATTAAATTGTCTCCTCAGAAGACAAAAAATCTTATAGACACAACTAAAGATTTAATAATTATTGATGCTAGAACAGAACTAGAACATCTTTATGAGGGAAAATTAGAAAATTCTTTATTGATCGATTTTCTTAAACCTAGACTTTTCAAAAAGAAAATCTTGACTTTAGATAAAAGTAAACCTTATTTAATTTATTGTGCTGTAGGTAGAGTTAGTGAGCCTGCTGCTGAACTTATGATTCAATTAGGATTCAAACATATTTATGAACTAGAAGGTGGACTAAAAAATTGGCAAAAAAATCAAGACCTTGTAACCACTGTTTCTAAACTTGATGATAAAGAAATTATTGAATCTAGAAAAAAAATAATAACACGTCTTAATAAAATAGAAGGGCAAGTTAAAGGAATGAAAAAAATGTTACTTGAAGGAGAATATTGTGGAGATATTTTAAATCAATCTCTAGCAGTTAAAGCTGCACTAGCAGGAGCTAATCAAGAAATCATGGAAATGTTTTTTAATACTTGCATTAACTCTATTGAACAAAAAGAGGATTTTTTCAAATATTTAAAAAAGTTAACAAAATAA